One Vespula pensylvanica isolate Volc-1 chromosome 14, ASM1446617v1, whole genome shotgun sequence genomic window carries:
- the LOC122634142 gene encoding probable glutamate--tRNA ligase, mitochondrial isoform X2 has product MRGGPYGPYLQSKRLDIYKENIKTLLENKTAYYCFCSENRMNLLRREAVKNGHVPKYDNKCRYSTDSEVNEKLRNGVPYCIRFKLSSNIEIFDDLIYGRVAHDITQVEGDPIIMKSDGFPTYHFANVVDDHYMEISHVLRGVEWQISTPKHLMLYKAFGWVPPIYGHLPLILNSDGTKLSKRQDGIRVDSFRNSNIFPLALLNYVTQAGGGFIRNSDVQLYTYENLIKQFDIKRINANSSKLAPEKLLELNKLEISRLLSNQNNYKFLVERVKKIVKEAFPNCKDKILKLDEDYIVTTLKWAQDRISKLSDLVKPDFAFIWVIPSSLPDITSSKCIDAIKNLDKKLTETDENSLSTDILKLYLKELAEKNDVSFPSLMKTLRKILSGLEKGPSVVEMIEILGKNETQSRLKRCLP; this is encoded by the exons ATGAGAGGTGGCCCATACGGGCCTTATCTTCAATCTAAACGCcttgatatatataa agaaaatataaaaactctTCTTGAAAATAAGACTGCGTATTATTGTTTTTGCTCAGAGAatagaatgaatttattaagaCGAGAAGCGGTAAAAAATGGACATGTACCTAAATATGATAACAAATGTAGATATTCTACTGACAGTGAagtcaatgaaaaattaagaaatggAGTACCATATTGTATTAGATTTAAG cTATCATCAAACatagaaatattcgatgaTCTGATTTATGGTCGTGTAGCTCACGATATTACACAGGTTGAAGGTGATCCTATAATCATGAAAAGCGATGGTTTTCCTACTTATCATTTTGCAAATGTTGTTGATGATCATTACATGGAAATTTCTCATGTTCTGAGAGGAGTAGAGTGGCAAATATCTACCCCAAAACATTTAATGCTTTATAA agCATTTGGTTGGGTGCCACCTATTTATGGTCATTTacctttaatattaaatagcGACGGTACAAAATTATCTAAACGACAAGATGGAATTAGAGTCGATTCATTTcgaaattctaatatttttccattggcattattaaattatgttaCTCAGGCTGGTGGTGGTTTCATAAGAAATTCAGATGTTCAACTATATACTtatgaaaatttgattaaacag ttcgATATTAAAAGGATAAATGcaaattcttcaaaattaGCACCTGAGAAATTATTAGAACTTAATAAGTTAGAAATATCACGGTTATTAAgcaatcaaaataattataaatttttggttgaaagagtaaaaaaaatagtaaaagaagCATTTCCAAATTG caaagATAAAATACTTAAATTAGATGAAGATTATATTGTTACAACTTTGAAATGGGCACAAGATAGAATTAGTAAGTTAAGCGATCTTGTAAAACCTGATTTTGCGTTTATATGGGTTATACCAAGTTCTCTTCCTGACATTACTTCATCTAAATGTATag ATGCTATTAAAAATTTGGACAAGAAATTAACTGAGACTGATGAGAATAGTTTATCAACggatatattgaaattatacttGAAAGAACTTGCTGAGAAAAATGACGTTTCATTTCCTAGCTTGATGAAAACGCTTCGTAAAATTCTTAGTGGTTTAGAG aAAGGACCAAGTGTAGTCGAAATGATCGAAATTTTGGGAAAAAATGAGACACAATCACGTTTAAAACGTTGTCTTCCATGA
- the LOC122634142 gene encoding probable glutamate--tRNA ligase, mitochondrial isoform X1, whose amino-acid sequence MHGGTLRIVNFLFVQKRFCSQQVRVRFAPSPTGYLHLGGLRTALYNYLFARANNGSFILRIEDTDQSRTVPGAIEKLHDDLIWVGIISDEDPMRGGPYGPYLQSKRLDIYKENIKTLLENKTAYYCFCSENRMNLLRREAVKNGHVPKYDNKCRYSTDSEVNEKLRNGVPYCIRFKLSSNIEIFDDLIYGRVAHDITQVEGDPIIMKSDGFPTYHFANVVDDHYMEISHVLRGVEWQISTPKHLMLYKAFGWVPPIYGHLPLILNSDGTKLSKRQDGIRVDSFRNSNIFPLALLNYVTQAGGGFIRNSDVQLYTYENLIKQFDIKRINANSSKLAPEKLLELNKLEISRLLSNQNNYKFLVERVKKIVKEAFPNCKDKILKLDEDYIVTTLKWAQDRISKLSDLVKPDFAFIWVIPSSLPDITSSKCIDAIKNLDKKLTETDENSLSTDILKLYLKELAEKNDVSFPSLMKTLRKILSGLEKGPSVVEMIEILGKNETQSRLKRCLP is encoded by the exons atgCATGGCGGTACACTTCGAATTGTTAACTTTTTGTTTGTGCAAAAACGTTTTTGTTCTCAACAAGTGAGAGTGAGATTTGCTCCAAGTCCTACTG gATACTTGCATTTGGGAGGCTTACGTACAGCTctgtacaattatttatttgcgCGTGCTAATAATGGCTcgtttattttacgaattgAGGATACCGATCAATCTAGAACAGTACCAGGTGCAATAGAAAAATTGCACGATGACTTGATATGGGTTGGAATTATATCCGATGAAGATCCGATGAGAGGTGGCCCATACGGGCCTTATCTTCAATCTAAACGCcttgatatatataa agaaaatataaaaactctTCTTGAAAATAAGACTGCGTATTATTGTTTTTGCTCAGAGAatagaatgaatttattaagaCGAGAAGCGGTAAAAAATGGACATGTACCTAAATATGATAACAAATGTAGATATTCTACTGACAGTGAagtcaatgaaaaattaagaaatggAGTACCATATTGTATTAGATTTAAG cTATCATCAAACatagaaatattcgatgaTCTGATTTATGGTCGTGTAGCTCACGATATTACACAGGTTGAAGGTGATCCTATAATCATGAAAAGCGATGGTTTTCCTACTTATCATTTTGCAAATGTTGTTGATGATCATTACATGGAAATTTCTCATGTTCTGAGAGGAGTAGAGTGGCAAATATCTACCCCAAAACATTTAATGCTTTATAA agCATTTGGTTGGGTGCCACCTATTTATGGTCATTTacctttaatattaaatagcGACGGTACAAAATTATCTAAACGACAAGATGGAATTAGAGTCGATTCATTTcgaaattctaatatttttccattggcattattaaattatgttaCTCAGGCTGGTGGTGGTTTCATAAGAAATTCAGATGTTCAACTATATACTtatgaaaatttgattaaacag ttcgATATTAAAAGGATAAATGcaaattcttcaaaattaGCACCTGAGAAATTATTAGAACTTAATAAGTTAGAAATATCACGGTTATTAAgcaatcaaaataattataaatttttggttgaaagagtaaaaaaaatagtaaaagaagCATTTCCAAATTG caaagATAAAATACTTAAATTAGATGAAGATTATATTGTTACAACTTTGAAATGGGCACAAGATAGAATTAGTAAGTTAAGCGATCTTGTAAAACCTGATTTTGCGTTTATATGGGTTATACCAAGTTCTCTTCCTGACATTACTTCATCTAAATGTATag ATGCTATTAAAAATTTGGACAAGAAATTAACTGAGACTGATGAGAATAGTTTATCAACggatatattgaaattatacttGAAAGAACTTGCTGAGAAAAATGACGTTTCATTTCCTAGCTTGATGAAAACGCTTCGTAAAATTCTTAGTGGTTTAGAG aAAGGACCAAGTGTAGTCGAAATGATCGAAATTTTGGGAAAAAATGAGACACAATCACGTTTAAAACGTTGTCTTCCATGA
- the LOC122634247 gene encoding pleckstrin homology-like domain family B member 1, which yields MANAGLEVREAGRALRVQTEAPHLVSMGSGRLSTAVTLHPLPEGRITLGSNRDADIPVAGTGVEPIHCAIENNNGVVTLHPINGNTAIDGVPINSSVRLAQGCMLSIGRSNYMRFNHPAEAKQLRSVLPHSRISMAPISFSLPDNQLQEGCHLERKPPVAPRKSPRNSCSDDEVGFLGKLTKFEMLAKQNRNNCVSPKVFPAGGITTNVPADQILGHSRTPNSSARNSSNLSSNNNSPLQNLTNLERSRSNTPCFVTSSPNHHCYEDNRQSIDSKNHSRSNTPNQNSPMLDHNRSLPYQNSPTLNRNQIQMFSTAETYLKTYKPYYRDNKSENEQGSQNFVMPRNSTSRTDLMSRSMTCQRSNDLDDLGVAREFDMSQSLIVTKTTTTEYLQLEKFGSNSSLCNGSVASNNRCNSNISSTGGVVRNAVGPNFGSNPNIKRIQPPSPAFNRNPKYNGEQNKTYGRVKSPTPSVGSGCSLEELRERQIDAENKRREAENKRKRAQEERLREQEIERQEKMRLEEILAMCAEYERQSTIDKPRQPNRIKTNGSLPRDKRLGGGYVSPYESPKSPSKNQPHFSFETPKQQPPTNNYENVTVQNSKVIFQNNTSPDDQKDQIPQKLENPMVQDATTIQQAIPNNSNNNNQATKWTNNTGGHSFSNSISQARTPNYENINFDRAGANNNINNNNNNNISDERESTKETSTYGTIQLNGTKIPTQQQTALAQNYERFVSSNGNLSLYENVIVSSIPPPPSSNISNTNHHNNNSNSSNNNNNNNNNNNNNNNNNNNNNQNHSMPKKNGQLSNSCEMIENKLTISNDDLLEAIEQLSMLSKSKEICTTPKRNNSEKDNAKSNEAKADKERKELEEEDRKKYIEFLQNEKQHILSNMDALKRSVADIEIQEEEISRELELEKALLSAEYESESLKLTQEESEKIKVQMRINELEREMAEDNTTQAKLQAEAKQRVQRAQQAYARLEEELTRSTDEMGEQDIAEKLAAQQDILETERKAFEDLEFHHLEEEASKLATREELQRYLSELTSRIEAKKAQLNNLESQRSEANSMATKDARSLERQKLGHLKRLEEGRNRLRTINDELENLAQNSCENCEEKRSPSREDFDRISRVTIDSPIVNNQGSLGRKTIESLKEIERNRQLHLAKQGSQVISEERRRVEELKRRVQDEVRSQWEERKMNCASFNSVESGEESSSYSTGLTESGSGSSDGADGGTGEKLSPSKLSELTSPSPGPSNNSYSLLQNDNMRDNRRTSMEGERLSNNSGGIVDGNGSRPLSQISSEMDTIGPLQPVKHREKAKLQRPLTRYLPIKSESLDLRHHIETAGHQLQLIDDVTVNTTNCSGYLSKMSKKFHHWNKRWFVFDRKRKTLTYYSDSSSKKARGVIYFQSIEEVYVDHMNTVKSPQPSLTFIIKTSSRLYHLMAPSPEAMRVWVDVVFTGAEGYHEFDHGV from the exons ATGGCGAACGCCGGTCTTGAAGTACGAGAGGCTGGGCGGGCCTTGCGAGTTCAAACGGAAGCACCGCATCTTGTGTCCATGGGAAGCGGACGATTGTCGACGGCAGTGACCTTGCATCCTTTACCCGAAG GTAGAATTACTCTCGGCTCGAACAGGGATGCTGATATTCCAGTGGCTGGTACCGGAGTCGAACCGATTCATTGCGCGATCGAAAACAATAACGGCGTGGTCACTCTTCACCCCATAAATGGAAACACGGCTATCGATGGTGTCCCGATAAATTCATCGGTCAGACTTGCTCAAG GTTGCATGCTGTCGATAGGGAGATCGAATTACATGCGCTTCAATCACCCTGCCGAGGCCAAGCAACTCCGATCGGTACTGCCACATTCAAGAATTTCCATGGCACCCATAAGCTTCTCTCTACCCGATAATCAACTTCAGGAGGGCTGTCACTTGGAAAGAAAGCCACCGGTTGCTCCAAGAAAGTCACCGAGGAATTCTTGTTCGGACGACGAAGTTGGCTTCCTTGGGAAGTTAACGAAATTTGAGATGTTGGCAAAGCAAAACAGAAACAACTGCGTTTCACCGAAAGTATTTCCAGCTGGTGGTATAACGACTAATGTTCCGGCTGATCAGATTTTAGGACACTCTAGAACACCGAACTCATCGGCAAGGAACAGTTCGAATTTATCGAGCAACAACAATTCGCCACTTCAGAATCTAACGAATTTGGAGAGAAGTCGTTCTAACACGCCATGTTTCGTAACGTCATCCCCGAATCATCATTGCTACGAAGACAATCGTCAGTCGATTGATAGTAAGAATCACAGTAGATCCAACACACCGAATCAAAACTCGCCTATGCTCGATCACAATCGTTCGTTGCCTTATCAGAACTCGCCGACCCTAAATCGTAATCAAATACAGATGTTCTCAACGGCGGAGACTTATTTGAAGACCTACAAGCCATATTATCGGGACAATAAAAGCGAGAACGAACAAGGCAGTCAGAATTTCGTAATGCCGCGAAACTCGACGTCTCGTACGGATTTAATGTCCCGTAGTATGACGTGTCAGAGATCAAACGATTTAGATGATCTCGGTGTTGCTAGGGAATTCGACATGAGCCAGAGTCTGATCGTTACGAAAACTACCACAACGGAATACTTGCAATTGGAGAAATTTGGATCGAATTCGAGCCTCTGTAATGGTTCGGTCGCGTCCAATAATCGTTGCAACAGTAACATTAGTAGTACCGGTGGTGTAGTTAGGAACGCCGTGGGTCCAAATTTTGGCTCGAATCCAAATATCAAGAGGATTCAACCACCTAGTCCAGCGTTTAACCGTAACCCCAAGTACAATGGAGAACAGAATAAGACCTATGGTCGAGTCAAGAGTCCAACGCCTAGCGTAGGTAGTGGTTGCTCGTTGGAGGAACTTCGTGAACGACAGATCGATGCCGAGAACAAACGTCGTGAGGctgagaataaaagaaagagggcACAGgaagagagattgagagaacAGGAGATCGAAAGACAGGAGAAAATGAGATTGGAAGAAATTTTAGCTATGTGCGCGGAATATGAAAGACAAAGTACCATCGATAAACCGAGACAGCCTAACAg AATCAAAACGAACGGTTCCCTTCCACGAGACAAGCGATTAGGAGGTGGCTACGTATCGCCGTACGAGAGTCCAAAAAGTCCATCGAAGAATCAACCGCACTTTTCCTTCGAAACCCCTAAACAACAACCGCCAACGAATAACTACGAAAATGTCACGGTACAAAATTCAAAAGTGATCTTTCAAAACAATACTTCACCCGACGATCAGAAAGATCAAATCCCACAAAAATTGGAGAATCCAATGGTCCAAGATGCAACAACGATTCAACAAGCTATACCGAATAATAGCAACAACAATAATCAGGCAACCAAGTGGACGAATAATACGGGTGGTCATAGCTTTTCTAATTCGATTTCCCAAGCTCGTACACCCAATTACGAGAATATCAATTTCGATCGCGCCGgagctaataataatatcaataacaataataacaacaacatcaGCGACGAACGAGAAAGTACAAAAGAGACTTCGACTTACGGAACGATTCAGTTGAACGGTACTAAGATTCCGACCCAACAACAAACTGCTTTGGCACAAAATTATGAAAGATTCGTCTCTTCCAATGGTAACTTGAGTTTATACGAGAACGTAATCGTATCATCGATACCACCACCTCCATCTTCAAACATCAGCAATACCaatcatcataataataatagtaacagtagtaataacaacaacaacaacaacaacaacaataacaataataacaacaataataataataataatcaaaatcatTCCATGCCAAAGAAAAATGGTCAGCTATCGAATTCTTGcgaaatgatagaaaataaattgacgATATCAAACGACGATCTTCTCGAGGCGATCGAGCAATTGTCTATGTTATCAAAATCCAAAGAAATTTGTACTACaccgaagagaaataattccGAGAAGGATAACGCGAAATCGAACGAGGCAAAGgctgataaagaaagaaaggagctggaggaggaagatagaaagaagtaCATCGAATTTTTGCAAAACGAAAAACAACATATTCTTAGTAACATGGATGCTTTGAAGAGAAGCGTTGCTGATATTGAAATTCAAGAGGAAGAAATCAGCAGAGAg tTGGAGCTGGAGAAGGCACTCTTATCAGCTGAATACGAGTCTGAATCTTTAAAGTTGACACAAGAGGAGAGTGAAAAGATAAAGGTCCAGATGAGGATCAATGaactcgaaagagaaatggcTGAGGATAACACGACCCAAGCGAAATTACAAGCAGAGGCTAAGCAAAGAGTACAGAGAGCTCAGCAAGCTTACGCCAGATTGGAAGAAGAATTAACACGTTCCACGGATGAAATGGGGGAGCAGGACATTGCTGAAAAATTAGCAGCTCAGCAAGATATCCTTGAGACTGAGAGGAAAGCTTTCGAGGATTTAGAATTTCATCATTTGGAAGAGGAAGCAAGTAAACTTGCTACCAGAGAGGAATTGCAAAG gtATTTGAGCGAGCTAACATCAAGAATAGAAGCCAAGAAAGCTCAGTTAAACAATTTGGAGTCTCAACGATCAGAAGCTAACAGTATGGCGACGAAAGACGCCAGAAGTCTTGAGAGACAAAAGTTAGGTCATTTGAAACGATTGGAAGAG GGAAGAAATAGATTGCGAACCATCAACGACGAACTCGAAAATTTAGCACAAAATTCCTGCGAAAATTGCGAAGAGAAACGATCACCGAGCAGGGAAGATTTCGACAGAATCTCCAGAGTCACCATTGACTCTCCCATAGTAAATAATCAAGGCAGCTTAGGTAGGAAGACTATAGAGTCCCTCAAGGAAATTGAGAGAAATCGACAGCTTCATTTAGCGAAACAAG GTAGCCAAGTGATTTCCGAAGAGCGGAGAAGAGTGGAGGAACTTAAAAGACGTGTCCAAGACGAAGTACGTTCTCaatgggaagaaagaaaaatgaattgtGCTTCGTTCAACAGCGTTGAATCGGGCGAAGAATCATCGAGCTATTCAACCGGCTTAACAGAGAG TGGAAGCGGCAGTAGCGACGGAGCAGACGGCGGAACCGGCGAGAAATTATCACCAAGCAAACTTTCGGAACTCACGTCGCCCAGTCCAGGACCGTCTAATAATTCCTACAGTTTGCTTCAAAATGATAAC ATGAGAGATAATAGGAGAACATCGATGGAAGGGGAAAGGCTCAGTAACAACAGTGGTGGTATCGTTGACGGAAACGGAAGCCGACCTCTTTCACAGATCTCCAGTGAAATGGATACTATCGGGCCACTTCAACCTGTCAAACATCGAGAAAAGGCTAAACTACAG AGGCCATTAACAAGATATCTACCTATAAAATCAGAGTCCCTGGATCTAAGGCATCATATAGAAACTGCCGGGCATCAGTTACAACTGATCGATGATGTCACGGTTAATACTACCAATTGCAGTGGGTATTTGTCTAAGATGAGTAAAAAGTTTCATCATTGGAACAAACGATGGTTCGTTTTCGATCGTAAGAGGAAGACCTTGACGTATTACAGTGATAGTAGCTCGAAAAAAGCACGTGGAGTTATTTACTTTCAG TCGATAGAAGAGGTCTATGTTGATCACATGAACACGGTGAAGTCACCACAACCATCATTGACCTTTATCATAAAAACTTCATCGAGATTGTATCATCTGATGGCACCTAGTCCAGAAGCTATGAGAGTTTGGGTGGATGTCGTTTTCACAGGAGCCGAAGGATATCACGAATTCGATCATGGCGTTTGA